A region of the Stieleria neptunia genome:
GTCCTCCGGTCTTTCACGGTGTTTTGAATCGCGACCGGACGGCTCGCGCCGTTCCGCTAATAAGTGCTTCGGGGCGTTGGCGGCGAAGGCTTTCGTGACTGTCTCAGGGGTGGGTCAGCACGGGGCAGACGTCGAACCATTCGCGGTGGTGTTGGTTGCCCATCCACTCGTTGGCTTCTGTCGGCCCCCACAGTCCGGGCTGATATTGAAACAACTCGGGCGCGGCGGGGCTGCGCCAGGCGGCCAGAATCGGGTCGATGATGCCCCAGGCCAATTCGACTTCGTCGCTCCGGGCGAACAGGCTGGCGTCGCCGAGGATGGCATCCAGGAGCAGTCGTTGGTAGGCGTCGGGCATGTCGCCTTTGGATGTTTGGTTGAAGTCAAAATCCAGCGTACTGGTTCGCGTTTTCATTTCGCTTTCGGGCACCTTGGACTCGAAATGCAGCTGAATGCCTTCGGCGGGCTGGATTTGGATCACCAGCCGATTGCCGACGGGGCTACGCGTTTTCTGGCCGAATAGGATGTGCGGCACGTGGCGAAACTGGATCACGATCTGGGTGGTCCGGCACGACATGCCTTTGCCGCTACGCAGGTAGAACGGAACGTCTTTCCATCGCCAGTTGTCGCAATACAGTTTCAGCGCCGCGTAGGTTTCGGTCTGGCTGTTCGGCGGCACGCCCTCTTCGCTGAGGTAGCCGGCGTATTGTCCGCGGACGGTGTCGGATGCGAACGCGCCGCCGGTCATCTTGCGGACGCTGTGCAGCACCTTGACCTTCTCGTCACGCACCAGCGCCGCATCGTACTTCGCCGGCGGTTCCATCGCCGTGATCATCATCAATTGCAGGATATGGTTTTGAAACATATCTCGCAGGATGCCGGCGCTGTCGTAGTAGCCGGCACGACGCCCGATGATGACTTCTTCGGCGACGGTGATTTGGACGTGATCGACATAGTTGCGATTCCAGATCGGTTCGAAGATCGAATTGGCGAATCGCAGTGCGAAGATATTTTGGACCGTTTCTTTGCCGAGGTAGTGGTCGATCCGATAGATTTGGTCTTCGCGAAAGACCTTGTGGATCGAATCATTGAGCGCGTGGGCGGTCGCCAGGTCTGTTCCGAAAGGTTTTTCAATGATCACCCTGCGGAAACCGGCATCATCATCGGCCAGTCCGGCGGCCCCGAGCTGCTTGATGGCTTCCTCGTAAAGCTGGGGCATCGTCGAGAGGTAGTACACCCGTCCGGCGTTTTCGCCCTGTTCGATTTCGTCCAGGAACTTTCCCAAGGCGTCGAAGTCGGCGGCTTCTTTGATATCGCCCGGCTGGTAGTAGACGTGCTGACTGAATTCGTCCCAGGATTCCGCATCGAAGAGTGATCCGGCAAATTTCGCCGCCGACTCGCGGAGTGAATCACGGAATTGCTGGTGCTCGAATCGTGATCGTGAGACGCCGACGATCCGCATCACGCTGTCCAATTTGTCTTTTTTGAACAGGCTGTAAAGCGCTGGAATCAATTTGCGACTTGTCAGGTCGCCCGAGGCACCAAAAATGACGATCGTGTGAGCCATGGCTAAGGCAAATGCAGCGCGGAGAGAATGGGGTTCGCGACGCCTGAGCGTTCACCCGAAGGGTAGCCCGCGGAGAATCTCGTTGCCAGGGGACGTGTTCGAAGGCGGAAGGCACGCCCCGGTGGGTCAGGACGTGGGACGACCACCTTTCCAGGTCGTCGAAAGGATGCTCGCGACGGCCCGGAAGGGCCGTCGTACTTGGGGAAACGATCAAAACGGGCGCGACCGCCCGGAAGGGCCATCGTACTTGGGGAAACGATCAAAACGGGCGCGACGGCCCGGAAGGGCCGTCGTACTTGGGGACACCGGTTCGATGCGTCTTCCGTGCACCCGTCATCGCATGGACGGCGGGTCAGGACGCCCTAAAGTCCCGCCAAGGCGTCGATGACCTGTTGGTCGTGACCGTCGACTTTGACCCGCTTCCAGACCTTGGCGATTTTGCCGTCGGCATCGATCAGGTACGTGCTGCGTTGGATCCCCATGGATTTCTTGCCATACATGTTCTTTTCACGCCAGGCCCCATATTTCTCCAGCATCACGTGCTTCTCGTCGACCAGCAGCGGAAATGGCAGTGAATACTTGTCACGAAATTTGGTGTGGCTTTCGGCGGAGTCGGCGCTGACGCCAAATAGTTGGGCGCCCAGCTTTTTCATCTCGTCGTATCGGTCTCGGAACGCACACGCTTCTTTCGTGCAGCCCGGCGTGTCGTCGCGGGGATAAAAGTACAGCACGACGGGGTCACCCTTCAGATCACTTAGTTTGACTTTGTTCCCTTGGTCGTCTTTGAGTGTGAATGCGGGAGCCTTTGTGCCGGGTTCGAGCCAATCAGCCATCGATGAAATCCTCCGAGGAAAAAACGCGAGTCGTCGTGTCGGTAAGTGTTCAAGGAGTGTATCGAAATGTCCAGACCGGCAGGGCGATCGTGTCGGCAGGGGGTTAGGGCGCTGTCAACGCGGGCCATTCCGGAACGGAATCAAGCAGCTAGACTGCGGGCTGGTCCGATTCGTTCCCGCTGTCGTCGAGGGTCTTTGCGTTGCGTGCTTCAGCCTACGTGTTTGTCGTGTTTGGATTGGGCGTGTTTGGACTGGGCGAGTGCGGCCCGTTGAAGGTGCAATGCCTGTGGGCGGCCGAGGGTGACTCGGATGTTCGCAGCCGGACAATCAACCAGCGGATCGTTCCCCAGTGGATCGATGACACACGGTTCACGTTCACGATCCAGGCCGCGGATGGATCGGTGTCGATTCGATCGGTCGACGCCACGACGGGCGAGATCACGACGGTCGAGCCAGACAGCAACCTGGACCCGGACGACGCACTCCGCGGTGGGCCGCTGCCCCGCTCGCAGCCGTCGGCGTTGGAGACGAGTGTCGACTTTGTGAATGAATCAGACAAAACGGTGCAACTGTTTTGGATCGACACCAACGGAAAGCCTCGGCCATACGGCAACTTGGCTCCCGGTGAATCCTATTCCCAACACACCTTCGCCGGTCACGCCTGGATGGTGAAAGCTTCCAGCGGCCAGTTCTTCGGCAGCACCATCGCCCAATCGCCGCCGACCGTCGCGCGGATCCGAAAGGAATTCGAATCACCCCAGTCGCGGTCTACCGGGATTCCACGTTCACGCCGCGACCGGATGGACCGAGGCATGGGGCGTCTCCCATCTCCCGACGGCCGATCGGTGTTGCAGTCTTCGCCAAGCGGAATTCGACTTCGGATCAACGACGCGGACGAGGTTCGCCGGATCGATCTGGACTTCGGCTCCAACGCGGGACACGACATTGTCGCTCCGTCGTGGTCGCCCGACGGCGCGGTGGTCGCGGCCTGGAAAGTCGAGCGAAACGAACCGCCGGAAACCACCACGATCGAATCATCGCCCGCCGGCGGTGGGCGTGCCAAAGTCCGCGCCCGTCCTTACCGGCTGCCGGGCGAAGAGTATGACGTGTTCGAGCTGTTTCTGTTTGATGCGGAAACGGGCGAACGTCTGGAAACCGAATTGCCACGGATCGATTTTGGACGCCCGCGCATCCGCTGGTTCGGAGATCATCGCTTGGCGATCGAGAAAGTGGATCGCGGGCATCAGCGCGTTCGGTTGTTTGTGATCGATCCGATCCAACAGACGGTTCGGACCGTGGTCGATGAAACATCAAAGACGTTCATTTGGACGATGCATGGCCCCCAAGTTCCGCTGTTCACGTACTTGGACAAGACCGATGAAGTGATCTTCGCGAGTGAACGGAGCGGTTATCGGCATTTGTACTTGGTGGATTTGTGGGATGGGGTTGCGGAGGATGCTGAGCGCGGCCAGGCAAGCCAAGGGCAGCCCTCCCCTCGCGTCGCTCGAACCTCTCCGAGGGAGGCTGACCTGCGTGCGATCACGTCGGGAGATTGGTTGGTGCGTGAGATCGTGCGGATTGATGAGGATGCCCGGACGCTGGATTTAATGGTCGGTGAATTTTACGACGACCAAGATCCTTACCATCAGCACCTGGTCCGCGTCGGGTTGGATGGCGAAGGGTTGGTGGCGATCACACAGTCCAACGGTGACCACTCCGTGCAATTTTC
Encoded here:
- the zwf gene encoding glucose-6-phosphate dehydrogenase, which encodes MAHTIVIFGASGDLTSRKLIPALYSLFKKDKLDSVMRIVGVSRSRFEHQQFRDSLRESAAKFAGSLFDAESWDEFSQHVYYQPGDIKEAADFDALGKFLDEIEQGENAGRVYYLSTMPQLYEEAIKQLGAAGLADDDAGFRRVIIEKPFGTDLATAHALNDSIHKVFREDQIYRIDHYLGKETVQNIFALRFANSIFEPIWNRNYVDHVQITVAEEVIIGRRAGYYDSAGILRDMFQNHILQLMMITAMEPPAKYDAALVRDEKVKVLHSVRKMTGGAFASDTVRGQYAGYLSEEGVPPNSQTETYAALKLYCDNWRWKDVPFYLRSGKGMSCRTTQIVIQFRHVPHILFGQKTRSPVGNRLVIQIQPAEGIQLHFESKVPESEMKTRTSTLDFDFNQTSKGDMPDAYQRLLLDAILGDASLFARSDEVELAWGIIDPILAAWRSPAAPELFQYQPGLWGPTEANEWMGNQHHREWFDVCPVLTHP
- the bcp gene encoding thioredoxin-dependent thiol peroxidase, producing MADWLEPGTKAPAFTLKDDQGNKVKLSDLKGDPVVLYFYPRDDTPGCTKEACAFRDRYDEMKKLGAQLFGVSADSAESHTKFRDKYSLPFPLLVDEKHVMLEKYGAWREKNMYGKKSMGIQRSTYLIDADGKIAKVWKRVKVDGHDQQVIDALAGL
- a CDS encoding prolyl oligopeptidase family serine peptidase — protein: MRASAYVFVVFGLGVFGLGECGPLKVQCLWAAEGDSDVRSRTINQRIVPQWIDDTRFTFTIQAADGSVSIRSVDATTGEITTVEPDSNLDPDDALRGGPLPRSQPSALETSVDFVNESDKTVQLFWIDTNGKPRPYGNLAPGESYSQHTFAGHAWMVKASSGQFFGSTIAQSPPTVARIRKEFESPQSRSTGIPRSRRDRMDRGMGRLPSPDGRSVLQSSPSGIRLRINDADEVRRIDLDFGSNAGHDIVAPSWSPDGAVVAAWKVERNEPPETTTIESSPAGGGRAKVRARPYRLPGEEYDVFELFLFDAETGERLETELPRIDFGRPRIRWFGDHRLAIEKVDRGHQRVRLFVIDPIQQTVRTVVDETSKTFIWTMHGPQVPLFTYLDKTDEVIFASERSGYRHLYLVDLWDGVAEDAERGQASQGQPSPRVARTSPREADLRAITSGDWLVREIVRIDEDARTLDLMVGEFYDDQDPYHQHLVRVGLDGEGLVAITQSNGDHSVQFSPEGQFVVATHSRVDSPPVHELRRADDGTLVMELVRAERVGKDPPNWSVPKIFHAAGRDGETAIWGNLYFPADFDPSLTDHYPVIEAIYAGPHDSHVPKRYSHSARYTELTERGFVVVQIDGMGTANRSKKFHDMCWHHLKDAGFPDRIAWMKAAAKEFPAIDLSRVGIFGTSAGGQNACGALLFHGDFYKAAYASCGCHDNRMDKASWNEQWMGYPVGEHYAANSNLEHAERLRGDLFLVVGELDSNVPPESTYRLVDALVKADKDFDFLMIPGMGHSDGGSYGRRRMRAFFVEKLKPGSDQQVAGGGRAD